A genomic segment from Yimella sp. cx-51 encodes:
- a CDS encoding DUF2461 domain-containing protein — translation MIFDGFPVAALDFYDDLEQDNSKAFWDAHRDTYESAVKEPMQALADALEDEFGSGKIFRPHRDVRFSKDKTPYKTHQGLYVAAAEATGWYVQLSAAGVMVGVGFYDASPARLAVLRRVIDGPDGATLERLVSGLTASGWEVGGDTVKTTPRGYSADHPRIALLRHKSMTLSKHYGFGPEIHSAKLLGRVRDDWRAGAPFVEWVAAHI, via the coding sequence GTGATTTTCGACGGATTCCCCGTGGCAGCCCTCGACTTCTACGACGACCTCGAGCAGGACAACAGCAAGGCCTTCTGGGACGCCCACCGTGACACCTACGAATCGGCGGTCAAGGAGCCGATGCAGGCGCTCGCGGACGCGCTGGAGGACGAGTTCGGCAGCGGGAAGATCTTCCGGCCGCATCGGGACGTGCGCTTCAGCAAGGACAAGACGCCCTACAAGACACACCAGGGCCTCTACGTCGCCGCCGCTGAGGCCACCGGCTGGTACGTGCAGTTGTCCGCCGCGGGCGTGATGGTCGGAGTCGGCTTCTATGACGCGTCCCCGGCTCGGCTTGCGGTGCTACGCAGAGTGATCGACGGCCCCGACGGCGCGACCCTGGAGCGCCTGGTCAGCGGGCTCACGGCGTCCGGGTGGGAAGTGGGCGGCGACACGGTGAAGACCACGCCGCGCGGCTACTCCGCCGACCACCCGCGCATTGCACTGCTGCGGCACAAGTCGATGACGCTCTCCAAGCACTATGGCTTCGGGCCGGAGATCCACAGCGCCAAGCTGCTCGGCCGGGTGCGGGACGACTGGCGGGCCGGGGCGCCGTTCGTGGAGTGGGTCGCCGCGCACATCTGA
- a CDS encoding patatin-like phospholipase family protein — MASRTRVAVALGSGGARGYAHIGALEVLAERDLEVVTIAGTSMGALVGSFAACDRLDSLKEWALSLTQRDILRLLDPSLGGPGVVRAERVITKIAALLADSQIEDFRIPFTAVATDLDGRREVWFQKGPADIAIRASIAMPGVIHPVMVDGRMLVDGGLMNPIPVEPTRAVPSDFTLAISLNGVRQSQGAAEAVPVSPLRTFIGQSDALTRGARRVRKSTNEILDTPTMQKWSARLTANRVASEEAEHLDPIDRLFGARLPKDLSTVEMFNRSFDTMSSLVARYRMASNPPDVLVTLPSDACRTLEFHRAAEMIELGRRLTTQALNEAGL; from the coding sequence ATGGCATCGCGCACAAGAGTCGCAGTCGCGCTCGGGTCGGGCGGAGCCCGCGGCTACGCCCACATCGGCGCGCTGGAGGTGCTCGCCGAGCGCGACCTGGAGGTCGTGACCATCGCGGGCACGTCCATGGGCGCACTGGTGGGCAGCTTCGCCGCGTGCGACCGGCTCGACAGCCTCAAGGAGTGGGCGCTCAGCCTTACCCAGCGCGACATCCTGCGCCTGCTCGACCCCTCGCTCGGCGGCCCGGGCGTCGTCCGCGCCGAGCGGGTGATCACCAAGATCGCTGCGCTGCTTGCAGATTCGCAGATCGAAGACTTCCGCATCCCGTTCACCGCGGTCGCGACCGACCTCGACGGACGACGTGAGGTGTGGTTCCAGAAGGGTCCGGCCGATATCGCGATCCGGGCGTCGATCGCCATGCCGGGCGTGATCCACCCGGTGATGGTCGACGGCCGGATGCTGGTCGACGGCGGTCTGATGAACCCCATTCCGGTCGAACCCACCCGCGCCGTGCCCTCCGACTTCACCCTCGCGATCTCACTCAACGGGGTTCGGCAGAGCCAGGGGGCGGCCGAAGCGGTGCCAGTGTCTCCGCTGCGCACCTTCATCGGACAGAGCGATGCGCTCACTCGTGGCGCGCGACGAGTTCGCAAGAGCACCAACGAGATCCTCGACACCCCGACGATGCAGAAGTGGTCGGCGCGGCTCACCGCCAACCGAGTCGCGAGTGAGGAAGCCGAGCACCTCGACCCGATCGACCGCCTCTTCGGCGCGCGGCTGCCCAAGGACCTCTCGACCGTCGAGATGTTCAACCGTTCGTTCGACACGATGTCGTCGTTGGTCGCCCGCTACCGAATGGCCTCCAACCCGCCGGACGTCCTGGTCACCCTGCCCTCGGACGCCTGCCGCACCCTGGAGTTCCACCGGGCCGCCGAGATGATCGAGCTCGGACGCCGCCTGACCACGCAAGCGCTGAACGAAGCCGGTCTCTGA
- a CDS encoding amino acid ABC transporter permease, protein MSAGVLFDAPGPKARRRHMMLTVVGALLLLGGLFVVYQRMDEKGQFSSALWKPFTEWNDFVKPYIFDGLIGTLKAAGIAIVLAGILGFVFAMARMSQSAPVRWVASVLVEIFRSIPVLLVMLFTYGYLSNSSNVSVQDAAPLTATIAGLVFYNAAVVCEVIRSGVNQLPNGQREAGLSIGLTVSQTLRQIQLPQAITTMMPALISQLVVIVKDTALGYNVLYGEMLYSAKTGSTGPANIVPMLIVVAVIYIVLNYAISKAAEYVDRRLKRRGQNSKQQVPGGPVVEADAA, encoded by the coding sequence ATGAGTGCTGGAGTTCTGTTTGACGCGCCCGGCCCGAAGGCACGCCGTCGGCACATGATGCTCACCGTTGTCGGCGCGCTGCTGCTCCTCGGTGGTTTGTTCGTCGTCTACCAGCGGATGGACGAGAAGGGCCAGTTCTCCTCGGCTCTGTGGAAGCCATTCACCGAGTGGAACGACTTCGTCAAGCCGTACATCTTCGACGGTTTGATCGGGACGCTGAAGGCAGCCGGCATTGCGATCGTGCTGGCCGGCATCCTCGGTTTCGTCTTCGCAATGGCGCGGATGTCACAGAGCGCACCCGTGCGCTGGGTGGCGTCTGTGCTGGTCGAGATCTTCCGGTCGATCCCCGTGCTGCTGGTGATGCTCTTCACCTACGGATACCTCAGCAACAGCTCGAACGTCTCGGTGCAGGACGCCGCTCCGCTGACCGCGACCATTGCTGGCCTGGTCTTCTACAACGCAGCCGTGGTTTGTGAGGTCATCCGATCCGGTGTCAATCAGTTGCCGAACGGGCAGCGCGAGGCCGGTCTCTCGATCGGTCTGACGGTGAGCCAGACCCTGCGGCAGATCCAGTTGCCGCAGGCGATCACGACGATGATGCCGGCGCTGATCAGCCAGCTCGTGGTCATCGTCAAGGACACTGCGCTCGGTTACAACGTGCTCTACGGCGAAATGCTCTACAGCGCCAAGACCGGATCAACCGGGCCGGCGAACATCGTGCCGATGCTCATCGTGGTCGCCGTGATCTACATCGTCCTCAACTACGCCATCTCCAAGGCGGCGGAGTACGTCGACCGGCGCCTCAAGCGTCGCGGCCAGAACTCCAAGCAGCAGGTGCCCGGCGGTCCGGTCGTCGAGGCCGACGCCGCCTAG
- a CDS encoding amino acid ABC transporter permease → MADLFEQYQVWAAIWMTIKLTFAAAIGSLLLGTIIAVLRMSPVPMLRFLGTAYVNVFRNTPLTLIILATNLVLWAKLGVKLANDQDPSYFATNNFRLAVLGLIVYHAAYVCEALRSGVNTIPLGQAEAARSIGLTFGQSLKEVVLPQAFRGAVVPLGNTLIALTKNTTVAITIGVAEMAYFLANVAEDDPGALNQAFMISAVTFVVLTLPVGLAVSHFGKKLAVKR, encoded by the coding sequence ATGGCCGATCTCTTCGAGCAGTACCAGGTATGGGCTGCAATTTGGATGACGATCAAGCTGACATTCGCAGCTGCGATCGGCAGCTTGTTGCTCGGCACGATCATCGCCGTGCTGCGGATGTCGCCGGTGCCGATGCTGCGTTTCCTGGGCACCGCTTATGTCAACGTTTTCCGTAACACTCCGCTGACGCTGATCATCCTGGCCACCAACCTTGTGCTCTGGGCCAAGCTCGGCGTGAAACTGGCCAACGACCAGGACCCCAGCTACTTCGCCACCAACAACTTCCGTCTCGCGGTGCTCGGTCTGATCGTGTACCACGCCGCGTACGTGTGCGAAGCACTGCGCTCGGGCGTCAACACGATCCCGCTCGGGCAGGCCGAGGCGGCCCGCTCGATCGGTCTCACCTTCGGTCAGTCGCTGAAGGAGGTGGTGCTCCCGCAGGCCTTCCGTGGTGCCGTCGTACCACTGGGCAACACCCTGATCGCGCTGACCAAGAACACCACGGTCGCGATCACCATCGGTGTCGCGGAGATGGCGTACTTCCTGGCGAATGTGGCAGAGGACGATCCCGGCGCGTTGAACCAGGCCTTCATGATCAGTGCGGTGACCTTCGTGGTGCTGACCCTGCCGGTCGGTCTCGCCGTCTCGCACTTCGGTAAGAAGCTGGCGGTGAAGCGATGA